The Toxoplasma gondii ME49 chromosome XII, whole genome shotgun sequence genome includes a region encoding these proteins:
- a CDS encoding zinc knuckle domain-containing protein (encoded by transcript TGME49_218358) yields MARTLSGSCDSARHFPFATGNGNKKRRRQSEIDTPSDPKSTDDASAADGVRLKKKCVGRRTNEKTHRSASPKGASRKSESGRRKEKQLTSHDNDSQGEENEGDFPQAAEGRDSDVADLGNDDQSVTSEEADAAGSAGVKDKPVMRKKRKRRECWTIEQVRERMAELVAELENRSEMTKSRQKRLRARLALLAKAERGEIKVGGQLEKSKKKLKAAQQAKQGGKGKSKNLASKRDSTKGTQKPHLASKKLTGSQKKKLNKICLRCREKGHVLENCPLAQSSATGSSAAENVAKQSDAKAGPLMSGICFNCGATDHTLKNCKKKRKPHGALPFALCFICGEKGHLSSGCPKSKTGKYPQGGSCHTCGSIYHLQIECPEFQRQQKERSNQEKQSRAKGNSRGRTENRNENKQKMQTTERGSATGGKVHRKIQEPDPDEFWMGQSA; encoded by the exons ATGGCACGAACTCTGAGTGGGTCCTGTGACTCTGCCCGGCATTTCCCTTTCGCAACAGGTAATGGAAATAAGAAACGGCGAAGGCAGTCTGAGATTGATACCCCGTCTGATCCTAAAAGTACGGACGATGCATCTGCTGCAGATGGAGTgaggctgaagaagaaatgcgTGGGCAGACGGACAAACGAGAAAACTCATCGCTCAGCCTCTCCGAAGGGCGCGAGCAGGAAGTCTGAATCAGGACGGCGCAAAGAGAAGCAACTGACTTCTCATGACAACGACAGTcaaggcgaggagaacgaaggggaCTTTCCTCAGGCggcagaaggcagagacagcgacgtgGCTGACTTGGGAAATGACGATCAGTCAGTTACTTCGGAGGAGGCGGACGCTGCAGGGTCGGCCGGTGTGAAAGACAAACCCGtcatgaggaagaagcggaaacgaagagaatgTTGGACTATAGAACAAGTGAGAGAAAGGATGGCGGAACTGGTGGCGGAGCTTGAGAATCGCAGTGAAATGACCAAGTCTAGGCAGAAGAGACTTCGGGCGCGTCTTGCTCTCCTGGCCAAGGCTGAGCGAGGCGAAATCAAGGTGGGGGGGCAGCtcgagaagtcgaagaagaagctcaAGGCTGCTCAACAAGCCAAACAGGGAGGAAAGGGGAAATCAAAGAACCTGGCGAGCAAACGCGATTCAACCAAGGGCACCCAGAAGCCACATCTGGCGTCGAAGAAACTCACCGgttcacagaagaaaaagttgAACAAAATCTGCCTGCGAT gcagagagaagggtcACGTGTTGGAGAATTGCCCTCTCGCCCAATCCAGCGCCACAGGGTCTTCTGCCGCGGAGAATGTCGCGAAGCAAAGTGACGCCAAAGCGGGACCGCTCATGAGCGGCATTTGCTTCAACTGTGGAGCGACAGATCACACGCTAAAGAATtgcaagaaaaaacggaaaccA CACGGAGCGCTACCGTTCGCATTGTGCTTCATCTGTGGCGAAAAAGGACACTTGTCTTCTGGTTGTCCTAAATCGAAAACAG GCAAATACCCTCAAGGGGGGTCGTGCCACACTTGTGGGTCGATTTACCATCTTCAAATAGAGTGCCCCGAATTCCAGCGCCAGCAGAAGGAGCGATCAAAccaggaaaaacagagtcGGGCGAAGGGCAATTCACGAGGTCGAACTGAAAACAGGAACGAGAACAAACAAAAGATGCAAACAACGGAACGAGGAAGTGCAACTGGAGGGAAGGTTCACAGAAAAATCCAAGAGCCTGATCCAGACGAGTTCTGGATGGGACAGAGCGCCTAG
- a CDS encoding hypothetical protein (encoded by transcript TGME49_218350) gives MPKMSCRWRPTHPAHGDAIKGSGVRGRRPSSLNGNTTPKERPHQELEMDSKARRWSSGDKTKVCRRDRERKTHGAPTLEARQAEGPEPTVGDRGTIASAVSTKNVILGNLYVYCQRSKATENTSNTFSAHRGSRPSKKPAHACDVCCYRVNPWCLILQPSEPGHMHPPSMQQSTQSQRCAAEQLPVNQPTTRKCVRC, from the coding sequence ATGCCGAAGATGAGTTGCAGGTGGAGGCCGACCCACCCGGCACACGGTGATGCGATCAAGGGTTCGGGAGTTCGAGGCCGCAGACCTAGCAGCTTAAACGGAAACACAACGCCGAAAGAAAGACCCCATCAAGAACTGGAGATGGACAGCAAGGCCAGGCGATGGAGCAGCGGAGATAAAACCAAGGTGTgtcggagagacagggaaagaaagacgcaCGGGGCGCCGACGCTAGAAGCTCGTCAAGCCGAAGGCCCAGAGCCCACTGTCGGGGATCGGGGCACCATCGCTTCTGCAGTAAGCACAAAGAACGTAATACTAGGAaatctatatgtatattgtCAACGCAGCAAAGCAACTGAAAACACCTCAAACACCTTCTCGGCACACAGGGGTTCTCGACCCTCCAAGAAGCCTGCACACGCATGCGATGTCTGCTGTTACAGGGTCAACCCGTGGTGCTTAATATTGCAGCCGAGCGAGCCGGGGCACATGCACCCTCCGTCGATGCAACAGTCTACACAAAGCCAACGATGTGCAGCTGAGCAACTTCCTGTCAATCAGCCAACTACTCGGAAGTGTGTACGATGCTGA
- a CDS encoding hypothetical protein (encoded by transcript TGME49_218340) produces MRPGPYKGRSSVYSNAGPDCYNLAATTLTVPKGLCTETCVLVWKDGKKQYASCKDRVTCFLRDYTSRQVQAAQAGIPRKLSAAISRECSFVSKSPHLPLDQFQHMFILSASDVEHHGSWDAASACTAGQRLDVAGALVGPKAVVAGTAAESVGCESINVTSHLKDICAEAIKNPTERCIIEPSVYSNIISKFSCNVKETPYLALYVTCIDVKVDDDVGCKVVTPASSQPDPEGGCTCPSGTVQCSLDESRLYGDVMSGIAYGYTVHTKHNRGFKNGNVTAFQTPFCSGATVKVACKNAPDSASKKGEPATTAWLDRGPNCYKPTDSDSRQMCKFACLKLWNPADGALVNVNTPFDDFKDRINSGRLTVMELTADGNAAIRSCDWAKRIRFAPAEQYEYETWTTSEALTNFCPNSGTLQIVRAFLGCSYSLVDGNESQNCNYVDITKEVTKKCGSAWRSSKKGCTLGADELVAEADACETSCEGEWGIHLYYNCTPETPSASCSLHQATTGLDETENEYACGCPYLAEMCDLEQAETSTVWKDTVRGYTVAILKGNLTYGLNGGYKRYHTTTVSSDTCESTGSRVLCKPPPASIELSPPNQTPDCTTSFSTKTGASSSDDGLCVNECIIATQGECSKATNAWLCVVKKVSNCFIPNKAKSTCFIETEVGNYQAEFQSCSCPEASMPCTEEEVEATRYEWEPTFAPDNAYIVVAPNKVLGPTKTIQPDYGMAAEPGCGSSRYKRVFCRGTSGNTSVTRYDATADCENARSLDASVISDFECRYGCSTRIKKCKAIMTQNPDVHESEYACYTAQLNTIPKLRQCLVESKLVDPETGVGSMEAGFIVVTQEWTSVAFKKEIENPVVVTSLPATTNAVPVIQVKGVNSTGFKIRMKNDFCSVGFASPYTSVGWLASSQGTFLVSGAKSYVRVGTTLASLNQPTTIRHLPRMNSAAPLVFLQHEDSEGGSGNYIVASTVTASSASEATFKLTLVGSGQPSEPIVIGYMIFDEIRQEYCSLGCQLNGISMQTDYADSNERWTAESTDNVILAGQTVVYGSVVDPDGTSPVFVSKHDVAWSSGNEIRSEGGVILDWRYAVPGGKDEHARSHPSGAQTSDSKTSKNDIGESLMQVSENLSVPGARSGWYPAIDIIYNSKCTVGSVSRTNIFPAAGGRKNSVSRRLVALLYVSSGES; encoded by the exons ATGCGGCCGGGACCGTATAAAGGAAGATCATCAGTATACTCAAACGCCGGCCCGGATTGCTACAACCTGGCTGCCACCACTTTAACTGTGCCCAAGGGTCTGTGCACGGAGACGTGTGTTCTGGTCTGGAAGGACGGGAAAAAACAGTATGCATCATGTAAAGACAGGGTAACATGCTTCTTGCGTGATTACACGTCGCGTCAGGTGCAAGCTGCGCAAGCTGGGATACCGCGCAAGCTGTCTGCCGCTATTTCCAGAGAGTGTTCTTTTG TGTCGAAATCccctcatcttcctctcgatCAGTTTC AACACATGTTTATTTTGTCGGCATCAGACGTGGAGCATCATGGCAGCTGGGATGCCGCGTCAGCCTGTACAGCAGGCCAACGTCTGGATGTCGCTGGAGCGCTTGTTGGGCCGAAAGCCGTGGTTGCAGGAACTGCTGCAGAATCGGTCGGTTGCGAAAGCATAAATGTAACCAGTCATCTCAAGGACATTTGTGCGGAGGCAATAAAGAATCCAACTGAGCGTTGCATTATAGAACCCAGCGTGTACTCCAACATCATCTCAAAATTTTCGTGCAATGTCAAGGAGACACCATACCTTGCCCTCTACGTCACCTGCATCGATG TTAAAGTGGATGACGACGTGGGGTGCAAAGTCGTCACACCGGCTAGTTCTCAACCCGATCCAG AAG GAGGATGCACCTGCCCCAGTGGGACCGTCCAGTGCTCACTAGATGAGTCGCGCCTGTACGGCGATGTCATGAGTGGCATTGCTTACGGATACACGGTTCATACCAAACACAACCGCGG CTTTAAAAATGGCAACGTCACGGCTTTCCAGACACCTTTTTGTTCGGGAGCCACAGTCAAAGTGGCGTGCAAGAACGCACCTGACTCGGCATCAAAAAAAG GAGAGCCGGCAACGACGGCATGGCTGGACAGAGGACCAAACTGCTATAAACCAACGGACTCCGACAGTAGGCAGATGTGCAAATTCGCGTGTCTAAAGCTATGGAATCCTGCGGATGGCGCCCTGGTCAACGTGAACACCCCTTTCGACGACTTCAAGGACCGCATTAATTCAGGGCGCTTGACTGTCATGGAGCTGACTGCAGACGGAAACGCGGCTATTCGTAGCTGCGACTGGG CAAAAAGAATACGCTTCGCTCCTGCCGAGCAGTATG AATACGAAACGTGGACGACGAGCGAGGCGCTGACTAACTTTTGTCCGAATTCTGGGACGCTGCAGATTGTTCGAGCTTTTCTTGGTTGCTCATAT TCACTTGTTGACGGCAACGAGTCGCAGAATTGCAACTACGTGGACATCACTAAAGAGGTCACCAAGAAGTGCGGTTCCGCTTGGCGGAGCAGCAAGAAAGGATGTACGCTGGGTGCAGACGAACTCGTTGCTGAGGCAGATGCTTGCGAGACATCCTGCGAGGGAGAGTGGGGTATCCATCTCTATTACAACTGTACACCAG AAACACCGAGCGCCAGCTGCAGCCTACATCAAGCTACTACGGGACTGGATGAGACCGAAAACGAATACGCCTGTGGCTGCCCGTACCTGGCAGAAATGTGCGACTTGGAACAAGCCGAA ACCAGTACAGTGTGGAAAGATACCGTTCGCGGATACACTGTCGCCATCCTTAAGGGCAATCTAACTTACGGATTGAACGGAGGTTATAAGCGCTACCACACCACCACTGTCAGCTCGGACACTTGCGAGTCAACAGGATCGCGGGTCCTGTGCAAGC CTCCGCCGGCCTCCATCGAGCTTTCCCCGCCGAATCAAA CGCCGGATTGCACCACAAGCTTCTCCACCAAAACGGGGGCGTCGTCTTCGGATGATGGTCTCTGTGTTAATGAGTGCATCATCGCAACGCAG GGGGAGTGTTCCAAAGCTACTAACGCCTGGCTGTGTGTGGTGAAAAAAGTGTCAAACTGCTTTATTCCGAACAAAGCAAAATCAACATGCTTCATCGAGACCGAGGTTGGGAATTACCAAGCTGAGTTTCAAAGTTGTTCCTGCCCGGAAGCGTCGATGCCATgcacggaagaagaagtcgaggctACCAGATATGAGTGGGAGCCGACGTTTGCACCCGACAATGCATACATTGTCGTCGCGCCCAACAAAGTTCTTGGACCGACAAAAACCATCCAACCCGACTACGGCATGGCGGCCGAACCTGGATGTGGCAGCTCGCGGTACAAacgcgtcttctgtcgcg GTACTTCCGGTAACACCAGTGTCACCCGATACG ATGCAACGGCAGATTGTGAAAATGCTAGATCTTTGGATGCTTCGGTGATCTCGGACTTCGAGTGCCGCTATGGATGCAGCACTCGGATTAAAAAGTGCAAGGCCATCATGACTCAAAACCCCGATGTGCACGAGAGTGAATATGCTTGCTACACCGCTCAGCTAAACACCATCCCAAAGCTGCGACAATGCTTGGTAGAAAGCA AACTAGTTGATCCAGAAACTGGTG TCGGAAGCATGGAGGCAGGCTTTATTGTCGTGACGCAGGAGTGGACGTCGGTCGCCTTCAAGAAAGAAATTGAGAATCCTGTCGTCGTCACAA GCCTGCCGGCGACGACGAACGCGGTCCCTGTCATCCAGGTCAAGGGCGTCAACTCAACCGGTTTCAAGATTCGGATGAAGAACGACTTTTGTTCCGTCG GGTTTGCGTCGCCGTACACCAGTGTTGGGTGGCTTGCCTCGAGTCAGGGGACGTTTCTCGTCAGTGGAGCCAAGAGCTACGTTCGGGTCGGCACCACATTGGCTTCCCTGAATCAACCCACCACGATACGACATCTCCCCCGTATGAATTCTGCCGCG CCATTAGTATTCCTGCAGCATGAGGACTCAGAGGGTGGCTCCGGGAACTACATTGTTGCATCCACTGTCACGGCTTCTTCGGCGTCGGAAGCGACGTTTAAGCTGACGCTCGTAGGATCCGGTCAGCCGTCAGAACCTATTGTGATCGGATATATGATTTTTGACGAGATTCGCCAAGAATATTGCAGCCTCGGTTGTCAGTTGAACGGCATATCTATGCAG ACAGATTACGCAGATAGCAATGAAAGGTGGACTGCTGAAAGCACAGATAACGTGATACTCGCGGGACAAACTGTCGTCTACGGGTCTGTTGTGGACCCTGACGGCACTTCACCCGTTTTCGTCTCCAAGCACGACGTCGCGTGGTCCTCCGGGAACGAAATCAGATCTGAGGGGGGCGTGATTTTGGACTGGCGTTACGCCGTGCCGGGCGGCAAGGACGAACATGCTCGAAGCCATCCAAGTGGTGCTCAAACTTCAGACTCAAAAACCTCGAAGAACGACATCGGCGAGTCCTTGATGCAGGTGTCAGAGAACCTGTCAGTTCCCGGTGCACGCTCAGGGTGGTACCCTGCCATCGACATTATTTATAATTCGAAGTGCACTGTAGGTTCTGTTTCAAGAACAAACATCTTTCCTGCCGCTGGCGGGCGCAAGAATTCGGTCTCCAGAAGACTCGTCGCCCTTCTTTACGTGTCAAGCGGTGAGTCATAA
- the MIC14 gene encoding microneme protein MIC14 (encoded by transcript TGME49_218310~Predicted trans-membrane domain (TMHMM2.0):848-871) has product MSEAAYSAERGWDPETMTCKCPNDAPACSAEQATYNLINHSSVALGQGAICAAATGTVSGIARHFKRSTLDLCGDLSKLSPLSWEQLPLPPYMADDVILDDEVIRSGHYLCTKSYHHVFCRSSLITTSTTTPEPKWDWPARQDCVPGEWTSWSKCSMDCYVGSGALPVKSRSRSVLIDRRGTGNVCVLEDHTLCKVGSEVPYCEDLCWITDWGDWSGCEQKVLQIGQAAVRARTKLRHIFMGTGGVCSSDHIQYDYSGCKSGMDSSGGREDDSAHSMVEQKSRVTDAGCKKSSGWSACSLPCQQPGANAVTQQFQLGLPETVTASTTSYCASRSRACVEKKPPCVLDVAPDCSLVKPRYDSPEEALYCHELCNNALTRCREQAALQFQTQWECIMAFINSSGVTGRCQIQKGAVSKTTLRPPVCFLSRTRQVDASKSLSFLTTDKTSGRGSCMCAVTNSVPCSPEEVALSFDDWAKQLGSTVCPFGQLGAFFNSPNSKGSADSFVYFGASDLGRVHCPISKSSDLGSRFPTFTEFESPESMNNFCENGLPFWQEKREPLVDCRQVIPKNASTTDCPGRCHKAVVNCMVSNDSLDNCINEALSAGDFAENCELQSSVKLGKGLMFCKRIRTDCEYSEWSEWSECSRTCRSGDDEESVRVRGRKLLVAAEHGGSCDADIEDSHGGSLSDVQLCDWLPPCDALADTETYVIMPKPEPKLADWSATRTTTTTVIPGLQNENKILCTIVDMADFSKSHRGYDTETESCKCPYNARVCSRTEAVNSRDNWDELMQTVCESNGQGQILAQGMETFSCSDRVFRSFRGTLGQTPEAHCKSEDATYIFCEDGAIDNDLIFTEVMMSIITGVVMGIAVVYWAIQYSGDVQKVLGLAGRYVELTNLLHEVSQEPQAHEEEKAEEGEGPDEDAEPEAAVEGNNEFDCNPRAKEENGEESEQDASDSESGSDDDDDIVSEE; this is encoded by the exons ATGAGTGAGGCAGCATACTCGGCGGAAAGAGGCTGGGACCCTGAAACAATGACTTGCAAGTGCCCCAATGATGCACCCGCGTGCTCAGCAGAACAGGCTACATATAATCTGATCAACCATAGTTCGGTTGCTCTCGGCCAAG GTGCCATCTGTGCAGCAGCCACAGGGACCGTATCTGGTATTGCCCGCCATTTCAAGAGATCGACTTTAGATTTGTGCGGCGACTTGTCGAAATTGTCACCTTTGAGTTGGGAACAGCTGCCCTTACCCCCTTATATGGCGGATGACGTCATTCTGGATGATGAGGTCATACGGAGCGGCCACTATTTGTGCACCAAATCATACCATCATGTGTTCTGCCGTA GCTCCCTGATTACCACATCAACGACTACACCTGAACCGAAATGGGACTGGCCTGCCAGACAAGACTGTGTGCCGGGTGAATGGACGAGCTGGAGCAAGTGCTCAATGGACTGTTATGTAGGAAG TGGTGCGCTGCCGGTAAAGTCGAGGTCCCGATCTGTACTAATTGATCGACGTGGGACAGGAAACGTGTGTGTCCTCGAGGACCACACCCTGTGTAAAGTCGGTTCTGAGGTACCGTACTGCGAAGACTTATGCTGGATCACTGACTGGGGTGACTGGAGCGGCTGCGAACAGAAGGTGCTGCAGATCGGACAAGCGGCAGTTCGAGCTCGCACGAAGCTTCGGCACATCTTTATGGGCACAGGGGGCGTGTGTAGTTCCGACCACATCCAGTACGATTACTCCGGTTGCAAGA GTGGTATGGATTCTAGCGGGGGGCGGGAGGATGACTCAGCACATTCGATGGTGGAACAGAAATCACGGGTAACAGACGCCGGCTGCAAGAAGTCTTCTGGCTGGTCCGCCTGCTCTCTGCC GTGCCAGCAGCCAGGCGCGAACGCCGTGACACAACAATTCCAGCTTGGACTGCCAGAAACGGTGACAGCCTCTACCACCTCGTACTGTG CCTCTAGGTCGCGCGCCtgtgtggagaagaagccgccaTGTGTGCTGGACGTCGCACCCG ATTGCTCCCTTGTGAAGCCCAGATACGATTCCCCCGAGGAGGCTCTGTACTGCCACGAGCTGTGTAATAATGCTCTAACACGCTGCAGGGAACAAGCAGCACTGCAATTTCAGACACAATGGGAGTGCATTATGGCATTCATCAACTCGTCAGGCGTTACTGGGCGGTGCCAGATTCAGAAAGGCGCAGTTAGCA AAACAACCCTGCGGCCAcctgtctgcttcttgaGTCGGACGCGTCAAGTGGATGCCTCAAAgagtctttcttttctgacTACCGACAAGACTAGTGGCCGCGGTTCCTGCATGTGTGCAGTTACAAACAGCGTACCGTGCTCTCCTGAAGAAGTAGCATTATCGTTTGATGACTGGGCTAAGCAGCTAGGTTCGACCGTTTGTCCGTTCGGTCAGCTGGGAGCGTTCTTTAATTCACCTAACTCGAAGGGCTCCGCCGATTCTTTCGTCTACTTCGGCGCTTCCGACCTGGGACGTGTACACTGCCCCATTTCCAAGAGTTCAGACTTAGGCAGTCGCTTTCCTACTTTCACAGAGTTTGAAAGCCCGGAAAGCATGAACAACTTCTGCGAAAACGGCCTACCTTTCTGGCAAGAGAAGCGGGAACCTCTAG TAGATTGCCGGCAGGTGATACCGAAGAATGCCTCAACAACGGACTGCCCGGGGCGTTGCCACAAGGCAGTGGTCAACTGCATGGTGAGCAATGATTCATTAGACAACTGCATTAACGAGGCCCTATCAGCCGGTGACTTCGCCGAAAATTGCGAACTTCAGTCCTCGGTGAAGCTCGGCAAGGGCTTGATGTTCTGCAAGCGTATTCGCACGGACTGCGAGTACTCCGAATGGTCAGAATGGAGCGAATGCAGCCGTACCTGCAGAAGTGGAGATGATGAGGAGAGTGTTCGGGTCAGGGGTCGCAAGCTGCTCGTCGCTGCCGAACACGGAGGCAGCTGCGACGCCGACATCGAGGATTCTCATG GTGGGAGCCTGAGCGACGTCCAGCTGTGCGACTGGCTTCCTCCTTGCG ACGCGCTGGCAGATACAGAGACCTACGTTATCATGCCAAAGCCGGAACCAAAACTGGCAGACTGGAGTGCGACACGGACAACGACAACGACAGTGATTCCGGGTCTTCAGAATGAGAACAAGATCTTGTGCACCATCGTGGACATGGCCGACTTCTCCAAATCTCACCGAGGCTATGACACGGAG ACGGAGTCGTGTAAATGCCCGTACAATGCGAGAGTATGCAGTCGAACGGAAGCGGTCAACTCCCGCGACAACTGGGACGAACTCATGCAGACAGTTTGCGAGAGCAATGGCCAAG GCCAGATACTTGCACAGGGCATGGAGACGTTCAGTTGCAGCGACCGCGTATTTCGGTCATTCAGGGGCACTTTAGGTCAGACGCCTGAAGCGCACTGCAAAAGTGAAGACGCAACGTATATCTTCTGTGAAG ATGGTGCGATCGATAACGACCTCATATTCACAGAGGTGATGATGTCGATTATTACCGGCGTCGTCATGGGAATAGCCGTTGTCTACTGGGCGATTCAGTACAGTGGGGATGTCCAGAAAGTGCTTGGTTTGGCCGGCCGATACGTGGAGCTGACGAACCTCCTGCATGAAGTGTCTCAAGAGCCGCAGGcgcacgaagaagagaaggcggaagaaggcgagggacCAGATGAAGACGCAGAACCTGAAGCGGCAGTCGAGGGAAATAATGAATTTGACTGCAACCCACgggcgaaggaagagaatgGAGAAGAATCGGAACAGGATGCCTCGGACAGTGAATCCGGTTCCGATGACGACGATGATATTGTATCGGAAGAGTAG